The sequence ATATTCTGTTGCAGAAGACCCGCTTCCGCTTTTTTACAAGTTGTTCACTGTGGAAAACAATAAAATATAAGCACAGATTTGTCCTCCAATTATATAAGATTGTCATTATTCCGCGTCGAATTCATTGACATGGTGACCGTCACTAAGCAGTTGCGATGAGTGTCTGGGATATGCTAACGTATTTTTGCCCCGAAAGGTATCAACCCAAGTTTCGCAAATTTAAAATGTTGAAGACCAAAAGGAATACCGACAATTGTTATACAAAAAATCCCACCAATAATTAAATGAGCTATTGCAAACTCCCAACCAAAAACGAAAAGCCAAATAATATTAAATATTAATCCACCCGCTCCAAAATGACCAAGTTCAATTTCCTTTCCGAAAGGCCACAATACAAAGAACGAGATCTTAAAACATTGAAGGCCGAAGGGGAGGCCGATAACTGTTATACATAATAGTACCCC comes from Desulfosporosinus meridiei DSM 13257 and encodes:
- a CDS encoding YccF domain-containing protein — its product is MNIIGNIIWLVFGGVLAAIVWFLAGVLLCITVIGLPFGLQCFKISFFVLWPFGKEIELGHFGAGGLIFNIIWLFVFGWEFAIAHLIIGGIFCITIVGIPFGLQHFKFAKLGLIPFGAKIR